TATGGGAAAAACATGACTGCTGGTGAAGGAGGGATTATTCTTACAAATAATTCTCGGTTAGCTGAGTTATGCTGGAGCTATAGGCATTGTGGAAGAAAGAAAGGAAAACCTTGGTACGAACACTATATTTTTGGTGGTAATTATCGGTTAACTGAATTCCAAGCAGCAATACTGTTGGCACAGTTAACAAGATTGGACAAACAGACAACTTTAAGGCAGAAAAATGCCAGTTATTTAGATAAAAAGTTTTCACAAATTGATGGTATTGAGCCTTTGCCATTACATAAAGATGCACGAGTAACAAGAAGGTCTTATCATATGTATATGTTTAGATACAATGCAAAAGATTTCTGCGGAGTATCAAAGAAACGTTTTATTAGAGCTCTTATTGCTGAAGGAATACCTTGCAGTCCGGGATATTCTATTATGTATAAGAACCCTTGTTTTTTGAATAAAAAGTCACCGATAAAGAGTTATCTATTTTCAAACTTTTGCGAAAATATAGATTACGCAAAAGTTAGATGTCCTGAAACAGAGAAAGCAGCAAAAGAAGTAATCTGGTTTTCTCAAAATATGCTTTTAGGAACTAAAAAGGATATGGATGATATCTGTAAAACAATAATCAAAATTAAAGAAAATATAGGAGAATTAGGTTAACTAGAAAAGGGGGATGATATGGAAATAAAATGGTCTAAAACAGGAACTATTTATGACAAGAAAGAACTGGATGCCTTATTAAATACGACTAAAGCAATGTTTGTATTTAAAGGCAAAATGCCAAAAAAGTATTATTCAAGAAGTGAATTTCAAAGAAAATTTGCTGAATATACTGGAGCGAAATATGCTGTTGCAGTTACTTCCTGTGGAACTGCACTAGATACAGCAACAAAAGTTCTTGGAATTAAAGAAGGAGACGAGGTTATTACTACTCCTCAAACTTTTGCAGCTACTTCTCTTAGTGTTCTAAGAGAAGGAGGTAGAGTTGTTTTTTCTGATATTGATCCCAGAACGTTCAATCTTGATCCATCAAAAATAGAAGAAAAAATTACGCCCAGGACAAAAGCAATATATGTTGTGCATTATGCTGGGTTATCTGTTGATATGGATCCTATTATGGAAATCGCTAAACGACATAATCTGTATGTTGTTGATGATGCCGCCCATGCAATCGGTGCTGAATACAAAGGTAGAAAGATAGGATCAATAGGAGATATGACGTGTTTTAGTTTTCAATACTCAAAAAATATGACTACTCTTGGAGAAGGAGGTATGCTTACTACTAACAATGATGAATTTGCTAAAAAAATTGAGGAATTTATCAGTTTTGGGTATGACCGTACAAATCCTTCTGTATTGAGTTCTTATGATATCGTTGAGATGGGTTCAAATTATCGAATGTCCCCTGGCCAAGCTGCTGTAGGGTATATGCAATTAGATAAAGTCGATAAATTAAGTAATCAACGTAGAAAGATTGCTTATTATTTGAACAAGAAACTTGAAAAAATTAGAGGAGTAATCCCACCTTATGAACCCAAAGATTGCAAACATGTATATTACAACTATACAGTACTATTTGAACATGACAAGATTGGATTAAAAGCATATCAAGTAAAAAAGATATTGATGGAAAAATATAAAATTTCAACAGTAATTATGTATCAACCATTGTATCATTTTACGTTATTTAAAAAACTGGGATATAACGGAGATAATACACCAATTACTGAGAATATTTGTTGTAATCAGTTATTGAATTTACCTATTCATCCTACAATGAAAAAGAATGAATTGGATTATATGGTTAGTGCTATAAAAAAGATATGTCATACCTGAATTACAGGCAGTCAAGAGGGAGGTTGATATGAGTATTGAAGAACAAATAGGAATTTCAACCATTTCATTACCAGCTATTAATACTGAAGAAGCTATTGATGCAGTAGCAGAGGCGGGTTTTAAAGCTATAGAATTAATACTTAGTATAGGTAATCAATGTGCAATAGGATATCCCGATAGGGTATCGCCTTCACCGGGTATATGGCCCAGGACATGTAGCAAAGAGAGAAGAAAGAAGATAAAGGAAAAATTAAAACCATTTTTGTATGTTACAACACATGTCCAATTAGAAGGGACAAATATTGCTTCTCCAAATCCGGGAATTAGAGAAGAAACTGTAAAACAATATATAGAGTGCATAGAGTTTACCCATGATATTGGAGTTTCCATGGTGACTTTTCATCCTCGAGGTGGTTGTAGGCATAGTCAGTATGAACATATGTACAAAGAAGATGGGGATAGATATAATCTTGATTTTGCAAAAAAGGCACTTAAATATGCCCATAAATATGATTTACAGATGGGTTATGAAGGAACTCATGGTGCGGGTTGGCCGGTTCGTGATTTGATACTAAAAATTAAGGATAAGCGATTTGGGATATTAATTGATCCTACTCAATCATGTTTAAGAAGTGTCCCAGTTTCATATCTAATAGAGTCAATACGTAAATGTAAAGGTAGGATTTGCGAAATACACGT
The window above is part of the bacterium genome. Proteins encoded here:
- a CDS encoding sugar phosphate isomerase/epimerase; translation: MSIEEQIGISTISLPAINTEEAIDAVAEAGFKAIELILSIGNQCAIGYPDRVSPSPGIWPRTCSKERRKKIKEKLKPFLYVTTHVQLEGTNIASPNPGIREETVKQYIECIEFTHDIGVSMVTFHPRGGCRHSQYEHMYKEDGDRYNLDFAKKALKYAHKYDLQMGYEGTHGAGWPVRDLILKIKDKRFGILIDPTQSCLRSVPVSYLIESIRKCKGRICEIHVHGALCRTINITSHLPLRLNNIVDWKQVLSVLTDVNFKGPFMFEITSSEDYRTVIKDCQESKDLLIKWQREIDGKR
- a CDS encoding DegT/DnrJ/EryC1/StrS family aminotransferase yields the protein MEIKWSKTGTIYDKKELDALLNTTKAMFVFKGKMPKKYYSRSEFQRKFAEYTGAKYAVAVTSCGTALDTATKVLGIKEGDEVITTPQTFAATSLSVLREGGRVVFSDIDPRTFNLDPSKIEEKITPRTKAIYVVHYAGLSVDMDPIMEIAKRHNLYVVDDAAHAIGAEYKGRKIGSIGDMTCFSFQYSKNMTTLGEGGMLTTNNDEFAKKIEEFISFGYDRTNPSVLSSYDIVEMGSNYRMSPGQAAVGYMQLDKVDKLSNQRRKIAYYLNKKLEKIRGVIPPYEPKDCKHVYYNYTVLFEHDKIGLKAYQVKKILMEKYKISTVIMYQPLYHFTLFKKLGYNGDNTPITENICCNQLLNLPIHPTMKKNELDYMVSAIKKICHT
- a CDS encoding DegT/DnrJ/EryC1/StrS family aminotransferase yields the protein MRKKILAINGGKPVRKKPFPSWPIHDHREKKAVLEVLETGKWFFRGKVEEFEQKFAQYQDAKFGITTVNGTVALEVALACSGIGVGDEVILPPYTFIATATAVIRVGAIPVFVDITPDTLTINPEKIEKAITKKTKAIIPVHVAGHPADLDRIKKIAKKHNLIIIEDACHAWGTEWRGKKVGATGNLGCFSFQYGKNMTAGEGGIILTNNSRLAELCWSYRHCGRKKGKPWYEHYIFGGNYRLTEFQAAILLAQLTRLDKQTTLRQKNASYLDKKFSQIDGIEPLPLHKDARVTRRSYHMYMFRYNAKDFCGVSKKRFIRALIAEGIPCSPGYSIMYKNPCFLNKKSPIKSYLFSNFCENIDYAKVRCPETEKAAKEVIWFSQNMLLGTKKDMDDICKTIIKIKENIGELG